A genome region from Nocardioides cynanchi includes the following:
- a CDS encoding S-(hydroxymethyl)mycothiol dehydrogenase, with protein sequence MQQVKAVVARAKGEPVSIETINVPDPGPGEALVQVQACGVCHTDLHYREGGINDDFPFLLGHEAAGIVEAVGDDVTSVAPGDFVVLNWRAVCGNCRACNRGEPWYCFATHNATQKMTLEDGTELSPALGIGAFAEKTLVAAGQCTKVDPSTRAAAVGLLGCGVMAGLGAAINTGNVSRGKSVAVIGCGGVGVAAIAGSVLAGASTIIAVDIDDRKLEGARRMGATHTVNSTNDDPVAAIQALTDGNGADVVIDAVGRPETWKQGFYARDLAGTLVLVGVPTPDMKIPDIPLIDVFGRGGALKSSWYGDCLPSRDFPMLVSLYRQGRLDLDAFVSEEIGLGDVEAAFEKMHHATDDGQSVLRSVVIF encoded by the coding sequence ATGCAGCAGGTGAAGGCAGTCGTCGCGCGCGCCAAGGGCGAGCCGGTGAGCATCGAGACGATCAACGTCCCTGACCCCGGGCCGGGCGAGGCGCTGGTGCAGGTCCAGGCCTGCGGGGTGTGCCACACCGACCTGCACTACCGCGAGGGCGGCATCAACGACGACTTCCCGTTCCTGCTCGGGCACGAGGCTGCGGGCATCGTCGAGGCCGTCGGCGACGACGTCACGTCGGTCGCGCCGGGCGACTTCGTGGTCCTCAACTGGCGAGCGGTCTGCGGCAACTGCCGCGCCTGCAACCGCGGCGAGCCGTGGTACTGCTTCGCCACCCACAACGCCACCCAGAAGATGACCCTCGAGGACGGCACCGAGCTCAGCCCGGCTCTCGGCATCGGCGCCTTCGCCGAGAAGACCCTGGTCGCGGCCGGCCAGTGCACCAAGGTCGACCCCTCGACCCGGGCCGCCGCGGTCGGGCTGCTGGGCTGTGGGGTGATGGCCGGCCTCGGCGCCGCGATCAACACCGGCAACGTCTCGCGCGGCAAGAGCGTCGCGGTGATCGGTTGCGGCGGCGTGGGCGTGGCCGCCATCGCCGGCTCGGTCCTGGCCGGGGCCTCGACGATCATCGCCGTCGACATCGACGACCGGAAGCTCGAGGGCGCCCGCCGGATGGGCGCCACCCACACCGTCAACAGCACGAACGACGACCCCGTGGCCGCGATCCAGGCCCTCACCGACGGCAACGGCGCGGACGTGGTGATCGACGCCGTCGGGCGGCCCGAGACCTGGAAGCAGGGGTTCTACGCCCGCGACCTGGCTGGCACGCTGGTCCTGGTCGGCGTGCCCACGCCCGACATGAAGATCCCCGACATCCCCCTGATCGACGTCTTCGGCCGGGGCGGCGCGCTGAAGTCCAGCTGGTACGGCGACTGCCTGCCCTCGCGCGACTTCCCGATGCTGGTCTCGCTCTACCGGCAGGGGCGGCTCGACCTCGACGCGTTCGTCTCCGAGGAGATCGGGCTCGGCGACGTGGAGGCGGCGTTCGAGAAGATGCACCACGCCACCGACGATGGGCAGAGCGTGCTCCGCAGCGTCGTGATCTTCTGA
- a CDS encoding SigE family RNA polymerase sigma factor translates to MASRSSDTDADFAAYLAARQASLLRTAYLLTGNRHDAEDLTQTAFAKLYLSWDKVRDRGSIDGYVRRILVNEHNSLWRRAWKRREHPQDQTTFDTAVQDEYDEGRGAALWDLVQTLPRKARAVVVLRYYEEMSESETADALGISVGTVKSQTSRALATLRERTPQTLNPRSTEENDR, encoded by the coding sequence ATGGCCAGCAGGAGCAGCGACACCGACGCCGACTTCGCGGCGTACCTCGCCGCGCGGCAGGCCAGCCTGCTGCGTACGGCGTACCTGCTGACCGGCAACCGCCACGACGCCGAGGACCTGACCCAGACCGCGTTCGCCAAGCTCTACCTGTCGTGGGACAAGGTTCGCGACCGGGGCTCGATCGACGGCTACGTCCGGCGGATCCTGGTCAACGAGCACAACTCCCTGTGGCGTCGCGCCTGGAAACGGCGTGAGCACCCGCAGGACCAGACGACGTTCGACACCGCAGTGCAGGACGAGTACGACGAGGGTCGCGGCGCCGCGCTGTGGGACCTCGTCCAGACCCTGCCGCGCAAGGCCCGCGCGGTCGTGGTCCTGCGCTACTACGAGGAGATGTCCGAGTCCGAGACCGCGGACGCCCTCGGCATCTCGGTCGGGACCGTGAAGTCCCAGACCAGCCGTGCGCTCGCCACCCTGCGCGAGCGCACACCCCAGACCCTGAACCCCCGCTCGACTGAGGAGAACGACAGATGA
- a CDS encoding SigE family RNA polymerase sigma factor, which produces MQGQVIVGGGPMSAHGRSTREAEFESWLVAREPALQRTAHLLTGDVHTAQDLVQVTLAKLYLAWDRIQDRGNVDAYARKILLNEHRTAWRRPVRRREQVTDQLPDRAVSDQSYDGQREAVWAFVAALPPRQRAVVVLRFYEQLTEPEIADLLGISLGTVKSQSSRALAALRAHLPDHPELTADGGEEER; this is translated from the coding sequence ATGCAGGGTCAGGTGATCGTGGGGGGAGGGCCGATGAGCGCCCACGGCCGCTCGACGCGCGAGGCGGAGTTCGAGTCGTGGCTGGTCGCCCGCGAGCCCGCCCTCCAGCGCACCGCGCACCTGCTGACCGGCGACGTCCACACGGCTCAGGACCTCGTCCAGGTCACGCTGGCCAAGCTCTACCTCGCCTGGGACCGGATCCAGGACCGCGGCAACGTCGACGCCTACGCCCGCAAGATCCTGCTCAACGAGCACCGCACCGCGTGGCGACGCCCGGTCCGCCGACGTGAGCAGGTCACCGACCAGCTCCCCGACCGGGCCGTCTCCGACCAGTCGTACGACGGCCAGCGCGAGGCGGTCTGGGCGTTCGTCGCCGCGCTGCCCCCGCGGCAGCGGGCCGTGGTGGTGCTGCGGTTCTACGAGCAGCTCACCGAGCCCGAGATCGCCGACCTGCTCGGCATCTCGCTGGGCACCGTGAAGTCCCAGAGCAGCCGCGCCCTCGCCGCGCTGCGCGCCCACCTGCCCGACCATCCCGAGCTCACCGCCGACGGCGGCGAGGAGGAACGATGA